The following proteins are encoded in a genomic region of Rissa tridactyla isolate bRisTri1 chromosome 5, bRisTri1.patW.cur.20221130, whole genome shotgun sequence:
- the ING2 gene encoding inhibitor of growth protein 2 translates to MCCWGGGMMLAGPQLVAGPAAAGGERARLLSLYVQDYLECVESLPLDIQRNASLLREMDTQCQEALKEIDDVYEKYKAENDPIQKKRLQQHLQRALINSQELGDEKIQIVTQMLELVENRARQMETHSQCFQDLSENEKPLEKAKMESCQPERSSRRPRRQRTSESRDLCHIANGIDDCDDQPPKEKRSKSSKKKKRSKAKQEREVSPVEFAIDPNEPTYCLCNQVSYGEMIGCDNEQCPIEWFHFSCVGLTYKPKGKWYCPKCRGDNEKTMDKCTDKSKKDRRSR, encoded by the exons atgtgctgctggggcggggggatgaTGCTGGCGGGGCCGCAGCTggtggcggggccggcggcggcgggcggggagcgggcccGGCTGCTCTCCCTGTACGTGCAGGATTACCTGGAGTGCGTGGAGTCGCTGCCGCTGGACATCCAGCGCAACGCCTCGCTGCTGAGGGAAATGGACACGCAGTGCCAAG AAGCGTTAAAAGAAATAGATGATGTATATGAAAAATACAAGGCAGAAAACGATCCTATTCAGAAGAAACGCTTGCAGCAGCATCTTCAGCGTGCGTTAATCAACAGCCAAGAACTTGGAGATGAAAAAATTCAAATAGTTACTCAGATGCTAGAACTGGTAGAGAATAGAGCCCGGCAAATGGAAACACActctcagtgttttcaagatctgtctGAGAACGAAAAGCCTCTAGAAAAGGCAAAGATGGAGTCCTGCCAGCCAGAGAGATCTTCACGTAGACCTCGTCGCCAGCGAACCAGTGAAAGCCGTGATCTGTGCCATATAGCGAATGGTATCGATGACTGCGATGATCAGCCacctaaagaaaaaagatctaaatcttccaagaagaaaaaacgCTCCAAAGCCAAACAAGAGAGAGAAGTTTCACCTGTAGAATTTGCAATTGATCCCAATGAACCGACTTACTGCTTATGCAACCAAGTGTCTTACGGCGAAATGATAGGATGTGATAACGAACAGTGTCCTATCGAGTGGTTCCACTTCTCGTGTGTTGGACTCACCTACAAACCAAAGGGGAAATGGTATTGCCCCAAGTGCAGAGGAGACAATGAGAAAACGATGGACAAATGTACTGACAAATCAAAAAAGGATAGAAGATCGAGGTAG
- the CDKN2AIP gene encoding CDKN2A-interacting protein, which yields MAAAKAEAELVGRTAEEVSWAEGLRGACEPEHHWRHRREFLLRNVGERPAAGSPQLQRLVSLSMVWANHVFLGCRYPPQVMEKALEMAEGIQVTGAPVRTTRDELVAKVKKRGISSSNEGLEEPPKKRAVEKSRDSKDTGKDVKTTKAEAPKETESTLPKKQEKDTSKNPESSPSTVSSNQEMVTASDIETEGKPTNAEHTAEQKPSSPKKESGENPPKESKCENVASPEKKTTVSAVPPAAKSAPQAEAVAVAVPTAAKSAPQAEAVAAEVPPAAKSTLQAEVVAGAVPPTAKSTPQTEAGGAAAKSTPQPEAVAEAAPPTTKSTPQTEVVPPTTKSTPQTSATLLSSKNQASAPALAPKSGAQAATSLLLAPKSGAQAAASLLLAPKSGSQAGTSLLLASKGTAKAGSSLLASKSSAEVAASLLAARSGAQQGSSLLTSKSSAQVAASLLAARSGAQQGPSSLATRGGAQAGASLLASKGGTQAGSPQLASKSGSQPGESPARALCKPLTSEDAKERQPFFNRLYKAVAWKLVAVGGFSPNVNHAELLNSSIQSVKATLDVAFVPLKELADLPQNKSSLENIVCELRCKSVYLGTGCGKSMENAKAVASREALKLFLKKRVIVKICKRKYKGREIEDLVLLDEESKPSNLPPALRNPREIL from the exons atggcggcggcgaaGGCCGAGGCCGAGTTGGTGGGTCGGACGGCGGAGGAGGTGTCGTGGGCGGAGGGTCTGCGCGGGGCCTGTGAGCCCGAGCACCACTGGCGGCACCGGCGGGAGTTCCTGCTGCGCAACGTCGgggagcggccggcggcgggcagcccccagctccagcgCCTGGTCTCCCTCTCCATGGTGTGGGCCAACCACGTCTTCCTGGGCTGCCG GTACCCGCCGCAGGTGATGGAGAAGGCGCTGGAAATGGCCGAAGGTATCCAAGTGACCGGCGCGCCCGTCCGCACCACGAGAGATGAACTGGTTGCCAAGGTGAAGAAAAGAGGCATATCAAGTAGCAATG AAGGGCTAGAGGAGCCCCCCAAGAAGCGAGCTGTTGAGAAAAGCAGAGATTCTAAGGATACTGGAAAGGATGTGAAAACAACCAAGGCAGAAGCCCCgaaggaaacagagagcacactgccaaaaaagcaggaaaaagacaCTAGCAAAAATCCAGAAAGCTCCCCGTCAACTGTGAGTTCAAATCAAGAAATGGTCACAGCATCAGACatagaaacagaaggaaaacctaCTAATGCTGAACATACTGCTGAGCAAAAGCCATCTTCACCTAAAAAAGAGTCAGGAGAGAATCCACCTAAGGAAAGCAAGTGTGAAAATGTGGCATCACCTGAAAAGAAAACTACAGTAAGCGCAGTGCCACCGGCTGCCAAGAGTGCCCCGCAGGCAGAGGCGGTGGCAGTGGCAGTGCCAACGGCTGCCAAGAGCGCCCCGCAGGCAGAGGCGGTGGCAGCGGAGGTGCCACCAGCTGCCAAGAGCACCCtgcaggcagaggtggtggcaggTGCGGTGCCACCAACTGCCAAGAGCACGCCACAGACAGAGGCAGGGGGGGCAGCTGCCAAGAGCACGCCACAGCCAGAGGCAGTGGCAGAGGCAGCGCCACCAACCACCAAGAGCACCCCGCAGACAGAGGTGGTGCCACCGACCACCAAGAGCACCCCACAAACAAGTGCTACATTGCTGTCTTCCAAAAACCAAGCGAGTGCCCCAGCATTGGCCCCCAAGAGTGGTGCTCAGGCGGCCACCTCGCTGCTGCTGGCCCCCAAGAGTGGTGCTCAGGCAGCTGCCTCGCTGCTGCTGGCCCCCAAGAGCGGCTCTCAGGCGGGCACCTCGCTGCTGCTGGCCTCCAAGGGCACCGCGAAGGCAGGCTCCTCGCTCCTGGCCTCCAAGAGCAGCGCCGAGGTAGCTGCCTCGCTGCTGGCCGCTCGGAGTGGTGCTCAGCAGGGATCCTCGCTCCTGACTTCCAAGAGCAGCGCTCAGGTGGCTGCTTCGCTGCTGGCCGCTCGGAGTGGCGCTCAGCAAGGTCCTTCGTCACTGGCCACCCGGGGTGGAGCTCAGGCAGGTGCTTCTTTGCTGGCCTCCAAGGGTGGCACACAGGCAGGTTCACCACAGCTTGCCTCCAAGAGTGGCTCACAGCCAGGCGAAAGCCCTGCGAGGGCTTTGTGCAAGCCGTTAACCAGCGAAGATGCAAAAGAGAGACAACCTTTTTTCAACAGACTGTACAAAGCTGTAGCCTGGAAACTGGTTGCTGTCGGAGGCTTCAGTCCAAACGTAAATCACGCAGAACTTCTAAACTCGTCGATTCAGTCTGTAAAAGCTACGTTAGATGTTGCTTTTGTTCCCCTGAAGGAACTTGCAGACTTGCCTCAAAATAAGAGCTCTCTAGAAAATATAGTTTGTGAACTGAGGTGCAAGTCTGTCTACTTGGGTACTGGCTGTGGTAAAAGTATGGAAAATGCCAAAGCGGTTGCTTCCAGAGAAGCTTTGAAATTATTCCTCAAGAAGAGAGTAATTGTGAagatatgtaaaagaaaatacaaaggcAGAGAAATTGAAGATTTGGTACTTCTGGATGAAGAATCAAAACCTTCGAATTTACCTCCAGCTTTAAGAAATCCTCGTGAGATCTTGTAG